A genomic window from Methylobacterium nodulans ORS 2060 includes:
- a CDS encoding nitroreductase family protein — MTNAVIECILSRSSTKYYDPATTLSDDQIRELVRIGTTAPTSFHLQNWRFIAVRTPEAKARLRPIAWNQPAITEAAVTFIICGQLADSNVIPERPAPVVEAGIMPANLVPDWEIPARGLYQDFPQRQRDEAVRTATFGAAAMIYVARSWGLGSTPMIGFDDKAVHREFGLAEDEVPVMLLSVGAECPGNWPQKPRRPVADVLQLV; from the coding sequence ATGACCAACGCTGTCATCGAATGTATCCTGAGCCGCAGCAGCACCAAGTATTACGACCCTGCCACCACCTTGAGCGACGACCAAATCCGCGAGTTGGTGCGAATCGGCACCACAGCGCCGACATCCTTCCACTTGCAGAACTGGCGCTTCATCGCCGTACGCACGCCTGAAGCCAAGGCTCGGCTACGTCCGATCGCCTGGAATCAGCCCGCGATCACCGAAGCAGCCGTTACCTTCATCATCTGCGGCCAGTTAGCCGATTCCAACGTAATACCAGAGCGCCCAGCCCCAGTGGTGGAAGCGGGCATCATGCCGGCAAACTTGGTGCCGGATTGGGAAATTCCCGCACGCGGTCTGTATCAGGATTTCCCGCAGCGCCAGCGCGATGAAGCAGTACGCACCGCCACCTTCGGCGCGGCGGCGATGATCTATGTGGCCCGCTCATGGGGCCTGGGTTCGACGCCGATGATCGGTTTCGATGACAAAGCGGTGCACCGCGAGTTCGGACTGGCCGAGGACGAAGTTCCCGTGATGCTGTTGTCCGTGGGCGCGGAGTGTCCGGGCAACTGGCCGCAGAAGCCCCGCCGTCCGGTGGCCGATGTACTGCAGCTTGTCTAA
- a CDS encoding NADP-dependent oxidoreductase has product MKAIMVTDQAAGLAGMKLTERPEPPAAINDVIVQIHASGFVPTEMEWPSTWTDRRNRDRTPSIPGHELAGVVTALGYGTTGLSVGQRVFGLADWYRDGTLAEYVAIEARNLAPLPGDVDFTVGASLPISGLTAWQGLFQHGRLQAGQSVLAHGAAGAVGTMVTQFAREAGAYVIGTGRAADRQKALDFGAQEFVDLDNDALEDVGGVDLVFDVIGGDIGKRSARLIRAGGTLVSIVGPPEARPADGLTVDFVVESDRAQLSEIVQRVRDGRLRTNIGNVSTLDDALAALNPTERRRGKTIIRVRQ; this is encoded by the coding sequence ATGAAGGCAATCATGGTAACGGACCAGGCCGCGGGATTGGCCGGGATGAAGCTGACCGAGCGGCCCGAGCCGCCGGCAGCGATAAACGACGTCATCGTTCAGATTCATGCATCGGGATTCGTCCCGACCGAGATGGAGTGGCCCTCGACCTGGACCGATCGCCGTAACCGTGATCGAACACCGTCGATCCCCGGCCACGAGCTGGCCGGAGTTGTCACTGCTCTCGGCTACGGCACGACGGGCCTGTCGGTAGGACAGCGAGTGTTCGGCCTCGCCGACTGGTATCGCGACGGTACCCTGGCGGAGTATGTAGCCATAGAGGCACGCAACCTCGCGCCGCTCCCGGGCGACGTCGATTTCACGGTGGGCGCGAGCCTGCCAATCTCGGGCCTCACCGCGTGGCAGGGACTGTTCCAGCACGGCCGCCTTCAGGCGGGGCAGAGCGTCCTCGCGCACGGCGCGGCAGGCGCAGTCGGGACGATGGTGACGCAATTCGCGCGCGAGGCCGGTGCATATGTCATCGGCACCGGACGCGCGGCCGACCGTCAGAAGGCGCTCGACTTCGGCGCACAGGAGTTCGTCGACCTCGACAACGACGCGCTGGAAGACGTCGGCGGCGTCGATCTGGTGTTCGATGTCATCGGCGGCGACATCGGCAAGCGGTCCGCACGCCTGATTCGAGCTGGAGGAACACTGGTGTCTATCGTCGGGCCGCCCGAGGCGCGGCCCGCCGACGGCCTGACGGTCGACTTCGTTGTCGAGTCCGATCGCGCCCAACTGAGTGAGATCGTCCAGCGGGTGCGGGACGGACGACTGCGGACGAACATCGGCAACGTCTCAACCCTCGACGATGCCCTCGCCGCCTTAAACCCGACCGAGCGACGCAGGGGGAAGACAATCATCCGCGTTCGTCAGTGA
- a CDS encoding helix-turn-helix transcriptional regulator, with protein MQNTTKSPAGSGQGEGTDSMIAVSATKLATADLNNLMQALEIDVIALTEMLIPSGYRAEMGTIDAPAIHYTISGRGRISIGNGPSMSLEPHLLIIKPPNTPFAIEVDGASGPKRLISRDCWKRHDGVLRIGMPTEQPEVIQICGFFNASFGQSVGLFRELHEPVVEKFEPTDKIDLKLREAIEELCAQEIGMGAMTASLLKQVIVALVRRSMKSSRSWTDRFSILADRQITRAFADMVARPGAAHTVRSLAHSAGLSRSAFMARFSEIFGRSPMGILRDLRMRQAALDLTTTSAPVDVVAYNAGYESRSSFVRAFRKAYNVDPSEYRQRVKNGEGDKGA; from the coding sequence ATGCAAAACACGACCAAATCGCCGGCCGGAAGCGGACAGGGGGAGGGGACCGATTCGATGATCGCCGTCTCTGCCACGAAGCTCGCCACCGCCGACCTCAACAACCTGATGCAGGCACTTGAGATCGATGTCATCGCGCTCACCGAGATGCTGATTCCATCAGGCTATCGTGCCGAGATGGGGACGATCGACGCGCCCGCGATCCATTACACAATCAGTGGCAGGGGACGAATCTCGATCGGCAATGGGCCTTCGATGTCGCTCGAGCCCCATCTGCTCATCATCAAGCCTCCGAATACCCCGTTCGCGATCGAAGTCGACGGAGCCAGCGGCCCGAAGAGGCTCATCTCCCGCGATTGCTGGAAGCGGCATGACGGCGTGTTGCGCATCGGAATGCCGACCGAGCAGCCCGAGGTCATCCAGATCTGCGGCTTCTTCAACGCATCCTTCGGACAATCCGTCGGATTGTTTCGCGAATTGCATGAGCCCGTGGTCGAGAAATTCGAGCCGACGGACAAGATCGACCTGAAGCTTCGCGAAGCGATCGAGGAGCTTTGCGCGCAGGAAATTGGCATGGGCGCCATGACGGCTTCCCTGCTAAAGCAGGTCATCGTCGCCCTGGTGAGGCGGTCGATGAAGTCCTCCCGCAGCTGGACTGATCGGTTTTCGATTCTCGCGGACCGGCAGATCACGCGCGCATTCGCCGACATGGTGGCGCGTCCGGGGGCCGCCCATACGGTTCGGAGCCTGGCGCACAGCGCGGGTCTGAGCCGGTCGGCATTCATGGCGCGGTTCTCGGAGATCTTCGGCCGTTCGCCGATGGGCATCCTTCGCGACCTCAGGATGCGGCAGGCCGCGCTTGATCTCACGACGACGTCAGCCCCAGTCGACGTTGTGGCCTACAACGCCGGCTACGAAAGCCGGTCAAGCTTCGTGCGAGCATTCCGCAAAGCCTACAACGTTGATCCTAGCGAGTACCGGCAGCGCGTGAAGAATGGTGAGGGTGATAAGGGCGCTTGA
- a CDS encoding IS630-like element ISMno11 family transposase (programmed frameshift) has protein sequence MPSALSVDLRQRVVSAVAEGASCHQAAARFGVSVASVSRWSRQQEGQGDVTPKPMGGDQRSQRIEAHAELILQTYQAHPQSFLHELCETLQEQGVPVSRSSLSRFFARHRITRKKRATYAAEQEREDVKAAREAWFAGQLELDPERLVFLDETAATTSMVRRYGWAPRGERCRLAAPAGHWKTTTVIAGLRTSGPDAIALLDGPVTGERFRAYVTDTLVPTLRPGDTVILDNLGAHKVAGVREAIAATGARLLYLPPYSPEFNPIEQAFAKLKALLRRAAARSVSELWAAIHQAFKCFSPAECRNYFTAAGYEDDAYAST, from the exons ATGCCCTCAGCTTTGTCTGTCGACCTGCGCCAGCGCGTCGTCTCGGCCGTTGCAGAAGGCGCCTCCTGCCATCAGGCCGCCGCGCGCTTCGGGGTCAGCGTGGCCAGCGTCAGCCGCTGGTCCAGGCAGCAGGAGGGCCAGGGAGATGTCACGCCCAAGCCCATGGGCGGCGACCAGCGCTCGCAGCGCATCGAGGCTCATGCCGAGCTCATCCTGCAGACCTACCAAGCCCACCCGCAGAGCTTCCTGCATGAGCTCTGCGAGACGCTCCAGGAGCAAGGCGTTCCGGTCAGCCGCAGTAGCCTGTCGCGCTTCTTCGCCCGGCACCGCATCACGCGGA AAAAAAGGGCGACGTACGCAGCTGAGCAGGAGCGGGAGGATGTAAAGGCGGCTCGTGAGGCGTGGTTTGCCGGCCAGCTTGAGCTGGATCCGGAGCGACTGGTGTTCCTGGATGAGACCGCCGCCACCACCAGCATGGTCCGCCGCTACGGCTGGGCCCCGCGCGGCGAGCGTTGCCGCCTCGCGGCACCCGCAGGGCACTGGAAAACCACCACTGTGATTGCCGGGCTGCGCACGAGCGGGCCTGACGCGATCGCTCTGCTGGACGGCCCTGTGACGGGCGAACGCTTCCGCGCCTACGTGACCGACACCCTGGTCCCCACCCTGAGACCCGGCGACACCGTGATCCTGGACAATCTGGGCGCTCACAAGGTGGCCGGCGTGCGCGAGGCGATCGCGGCAACCGGGGCCCGGCTGCTTTATCTTCCTCCGTACTCACCTGAGTTCAACCCGATTGAGCAGGCCTTCGCCAAGCTGAAAGCGCTGTTGCGCAGGGCGGCGGCCCGCAGTGTCAGTGAACTCTGGGCGGCGATCCACCAAGCCTTCAAATGCTTCTCGCCGGCTGAGTGCCGCAACTACTTCACAGCTGCTGGATACGAGGATGATGCTTACGCTTCAACCTGA
- a CDS encoding IS1182-like element ISMno38 family transposase, whose protein sequence is MAKVFRSWDVDQGWLLPPSLHEFVPPGHMAHFVRDTVREALDLSAILDTYTEERGYPPYHPGMMVALLLYGYSRGLYSSRQLARACEERVDFMAVTGLNRPDFRTIADFRKRHLTALSDLFVQVLRLCRAAGLVGFAHVAVDGTKLKANASRHKAMSYGRMKAAESTLAAEVEAWLDQAREADAAEDRAHGTDHRGDETPAWMADKQRRLETIRAAKAALEAEAADPPDPEDEDGPGASSGMRWQGRPLRGEDGGPPDRAQRNFTDPDSRILPTRDGFVQGYNGQIAVDAAHQVIVAHRLVTNPADSRALVPLVDGVCTHLGRKPREVSGDAGFATEANLAALQERRITAYLAPGRARHGEADAAGRRRLTKMPLMSAMAVRLKRAGRRSRYRLRKQVVEPVFGQIKQARGFRQFLLRGLDQVRGEWAMICTAHNLLKLAQAAR, encoded by the coding sequence ATGGCCAAGGTGTTTCGCTCCTGGGACGTCGATCAGGGCTGGCTGCTGCCACCCTCGCTGCATGAGTTCGTGCCGCCCGGGCACATGGCGCACTTCGTGCGCGATACGGTGCGCGAGGCGCTCGACCTCTCAGCCATTCTCGACACCTACACCGAGGAGCGCGGCTACCCGCCCTACCATCCCGGCATGATGGTGGCCCTGCTCCTCTACGGCTACAGCCGCGGTCTGTACTCGTCGCGTCAGCTCGCCCGCGCCTGCGAGGAGCGGGTTGACTTCATGGCCGTGACCGGCCTGAACCGGCCCGACTTCCGCACCATCGCTGACTTCCGCAAGCGGCATCTGACGGCGCTCTCGGACCTGTTCGTGCAGGTGCTGCGGCTGTGCCGGGCGGCCGGGCTGGTCGGCTTTGCCCACGTGGCGGTGGACGGCACCAAGCTGAAGGCCAACGCCTCGCGCCACAAGGCGATGAGCTACGGCCGGATGAAGGCGGCCGAGTCGACGCTGGCCGCCGAGGTCGAGGCTTGGCTGGATCAAGCGCGCGAGGCCGACGCGGCGGAGGATCGGGCTCATGGGACCGACCATCGTGGCGACGAGACACCGGCCTGGATGGCCGACAAGCAGCGGCGGCTGGAGACGATCCGCGCCGCCAAGGCCGCGTTGGAGGCAGAGGCTGCCGATCCGCCCGATCCGGAGGACGAGGACGGGCCGGGGGCCTCGTCGGGCATGCGCTGGCAAGGTCGGCCCTTGCGGGGCGAGGACGGCGGTCCGCCCGACCGGGCGCAGCGCAACTTCACCGACCCGGACAGCCGCATCCTGCCCACGCGCGACGGGTTCGTGCAGGGCTACAACGGCCAGATTGCGGTTGATGCGGCCCATCAGGTGATCGTCGCGCATCGGCTCGTGACGAACCCCGCCGACTCGCGCGCTCTCGTGCCGCTCGTCGACGGCGTCTGCACCCATCTCGGGCGCAAGCCGCGGGAGGTCTCCGGAGATGCCGGCTTTGCCACCGAGGCGAACCTGGCCGCGCTGCAGGAGCGACGGATCACAGCCTATCTCGCTCCGGGCCGTGCCCGTCACGGCGAGGCGGATGCAGCAGGTCGCCGGAGGCTGACGAAGATGCCCCTGATGAGCGCGATGGCCGTCCGCCTGAAGCGGGCTGGGCGCCGGAGCCGTTACCGTCTCAGGAAGCAGGTCGTCGAGCCGGTGTTCGGGCAGATCAAGCAGGCCAGAGGCTTCCGACAGTTCCTGCTACGTGGGCTCGATCAGGTCCGCGGCGAGTGGGCGATGATCTGCACCGCCCATAACCTCCTGAAGCTGGCGCAGGCCGCGCGCTGA
- a CDS encoding IS6-like element ISMno6 family transposase, with protein sequence MTVLSYSGYRFPRDIIQRAVWLYLRFTLRFRDVEELLAERGITVTYESIRRWVLTFGPTIARGLRARRPKPHARWHLDEVFVRISGTQMDLWRAVDAEGEVLDVLLQTKRDRRAAQKLMRKLLKKQGMAPETWVTDKCPAYGAALREMKLSRVDHVQRKRANNRAESSHVPVRRREAKLQGFESPGSAQRVLSMPAATYNTFTVPRHLVSARTHRLFRAEAFAMWRGAAGAPA encoded by the coding sequence ATGACCGTGCTCTCGTACTCCGGCTACCGCTTCCCGCGTGACATCATCCAACGCGCTGTGTGGTTGTATCTCCGGTTCACCCTCCGCTTTCGCGACGTCGAAGAACTCCTGGCCGAGCGGGGGATCACAGTGACGTACGAGAGCATCCGACGCTGGGTTCTCACCTTCGGTCCGACGATCGCACGCGGGCTGCGAGCCCGCCGCCCCAAGCCGCACGCGCGATGGCACCTCGACGAGGTGTTCGTGCGCATCAGCGGCACGCAGATGGACCTGTGGCGGGCCGTGGACGCCGAAGGCGAGGTGCTGGACGTGCTGCTCCAGACCAAGCGGGACAGGCGCGCGGCTCAGAAGCTGATGCGCAAGCTTCTGAAGAAGCAGGGCATGGCACCGGAGACCTGGGTCACGGACAAGTGCCCGGCCTACGGAGCCGCGCTTCGTGAGATGAAGCTGAGCCGAGTGGATCACGTCCAGCGCAAGCGGGCGAACAACCGGGCGGAGAGCTCGCATGTGCCGGTGCGACGACGAGAGGCGAAGTTGCAGGGCTTCGAGTCGCCTGGCTCAGCCCAGCGGGTCTTGTCGATGCCCGCGGCCACCTACAACACCTTCACCGTTCCTCGTCACCTCGTCTCGGCTCGCACGCACCGGCTCTTCCGAGCCGAGGCGTTCGCGATGTGGCGCGGTGCGGCGGGCGCGCCGGCCTGA
- a CDS encoding putative molybdenum-binding oxidoreductase produces the protein MSGDGGRTWTGAALAPRNGHGWRERSCALAFASDGPVTLMCRATDAAFRTQPMGGLRNEVHRVPVTVSRVG, from the coding sequence GTGAGCGGTGACGGCGGGCGCACCTGGACGGGCGCCGCCCTGGCACCTCGGAACGGGCACGGCTGGCGGGAGCGAAGCTGCGCCTTGGCCTTCGCCTCCGACGGCCCGGTGACGCTGATGTGCCGCGCGACAGATGCCGCGTTCCGGACGCAGCCGATGGGTGGCTTGCGCAATGAGGTCCATCGCGTGCCCGTCACCGTGTCCCGGGTGGGCTAG
- a CDS encoding (2Fe-2S)-binding protein, translating into MAHQLSLNVNGRAAPVSVDDPDTPLLYVLRDDLGLRGPRFGCGLGQCGACTVHVDGQAVLSCITPMSSLKPEAKIVTLEGLGSPEKLHPVQAAFIAEQAAQCGYCINGMIMQSAALLNQNRKPDEAAIRQALAGNLCRCGTHLRIVRAVQRAAQSL; encoded by the coding sequence ATGGCCCACCAGCTGTCTCTCAATGTGAACGGGCGCGCCGCGCCCGTGAGTGTCGATGATCCGGACACGCCGTTGCTTTACGTGCTGCGCGACGACCTCGGCCTGCGCGGGCCGCGGTTCGGCTGCGGGCTCGGCCAGTGTGGCGCCTGCACGGTCCATGTCGACGGGCAGGCGGTGCTTTCTTGCATCACGCCGATGTCGAGCCTCAAGCCCGAGGCCAAGATTGTCACCCTCGAAGGGCTCGGCTCGCCGGAGAAACTGCATCCGGTGCAGGCGGCGTTCATCGCCGAGCAGGCAGCGCAGTGCGGCTACTGCATCAACGGCATGATCATGCAGTCGGCGGCCTTGCTGAATCAGAACCGCAAGCCCGACGAGGCCGCGATCCGGCAGGCACTGGCGGGCAATCTCTGCCGCTGCGGCACCCACCTGCGGATCGTGCGCGCGGTGCAGCGCGCCGCCCAGTCGCTCTGA
- a CDS encoding xanthine dehydrogenase family protein molybdopterin-binding subunit, with the protein MNAPVFSRRALLQGGALVVGFSLAGRSALAQTAASVATNGFSKAIAPDQVDSFLALGADGRATIFSGKVDLGTGVETAMAQIAAEELDLPLDHVTVVQGDTALTPDQGPTYGSLSIQKGGVEIRQAAATARARLVQLASERLGAPIDALVTENGSVRPKAGGTGVSYADLLKDGRFETKVDSAVTTKDPAQFALVGKSVPRLDIPEKMTGHFTYMQDFRVPGMVHARVVRPPAISATLKSVDEGSVASIPGLIKVVRQGNFLAVVTEREWAAIKAASQLKATWSAWAGLPAQDQLWEHVRATKVTKDDVTSSTGDAEGALAQASKVLQATYDFAIHTHGSIGPSCAVAEFKDGLLTCWTASQMTHALRMQLAAMTGLAPEAVRCIYIEGSGCYGRNGHEDAAGDAALLARAVGRPVRVQWSRADEHGWDPKGPPTLIDLKAGLDAAGNVAAWSSQFHVPEGAAGNVPLVAATLAGLPHETTMAPGNVIQNSALPYGFPNVRTVCHRLADTPFRPSWIRTPGRMQNTFANEAFLDECAATAGADPLEYRLRVLKDPRGITVLKRVAEIAGWQARPSPLKEDARADVLRGRGLSYVRYELNRTYVAGVAEVEVDRKTGQVRVPRFFVAQDCGQIINPDGVRNQLDGNVIQTVSRVLMEEVTFDRSAVTSLDWASYPIITFPDVPQVVTDLIDRPTEKPWGAGEPSAAIVPAAISNAIFDATGARLRSVPFSPAKVKAALQGT; encoded by the coding sequence ATGAACGCACCCGTGTTCTCGCGCCGTGCCCTGTTGCAGGGCGGCGCGCTCGTCGTCGGCTTCTCGCTCGCGGGCCGCTCCGCGCTGGCGCAGACCGCCGCCTCGGTCGCTACGAATGGCTTCTCGAAAGCTATCGCGCCGGACCAGGTCGACAGCTTCCTGGCGCTCGGGGCCGACGGCCGGGCCACGATCTTCTCCGGAAAGGTCGATCTCGGCACCGGGGTCGAGACAGCGATGGCTCAGATCGCCGCCGAGGAACTCGACCTGCCGCTCGACCACGTCACGGTCGTGCAGGGCGACACCGCGCTCACTCCCGACCAGGGTCCGACCTACGGCAGCCTCTCGATCCAGAAGGGCGGCGTCGAGATCCGGCAGGCCGCGGCCACCGCCCGCGCTCGCCTCGTACAGCTCGCGAGCGAGCGGCTTGGCGCACCGATTGATGCGCTCGTGACCGAGAACGGCAGCGTGCGGCCGAAGGCGGGAGGAACCGGCGTCTCCTACGCGGACCTCCTGAAGGACGGGCGCTTCGAGACCAAGGTCGACTCGGCCGTCACCACGAAGGACCCGGCGCAATTCGCGCTCGTCGGTAAGTCGGTGCCGCGGCTCGACATCCCCGAGAAGATGACCGGTCACTTCACCTACATGCAGGATTTCCGCGTGCCCGGCATGGTGCACGCCCGCGTGGTGCGCCCGCCGGCCATCAGCGCGACGCTCAAGAGTGTCGATGAGGGCTCTGTGGCGAGCATCCCAGGGCTGATCAAGGTCGTGCGCCAGGGCAACTTCCTGGCCGTCGTCACGGAGCGCGAGTGGGCGGCCATTAAAGCAGCAAGTCAGCTCAAGGCCACATGGTCTGCCTGGGCGGGCCTGCCCGCGCAGGATCAGCTCTGGGAGCACGTGCGTGCCACGAAGGTGACGAAGGACGATGTCACCAGCAGCACAGGCGACGCGGAGGGCGCGCTCGCCCAGGCGTCCAAGGTCCTGCAGGCGACCTACGACTTTGCCATCCACACTCACGGCTCGATCGGCCCCTCCTGCGCCGTGGCCGAGTTCAAGGACGGACTCCTGACCTGCTGGACCGCGTCGCAGATGACCCACGCGCTACGCATGCAACTCGCAGCGATGACCGGGCTGGCGCCGGAGGCGGTGCGCTGCATCTACATCGAGGGTTCGGGTTGCTACGGGCGAAACGGGCACGAGGACGCGGCGGGGGACGCGGCGCTGCTTGCGCGGGCCGTCGGCCGGCCGGTGCGGGTGCAGTGGTCGCGGGCGGACGAGCACGGCTGGGATCCCAAGGGTCCACCGACGCTGATTGACCTCAAAGCCGGGCTTGACGCTGCGGGCAACGTTGCTGCGTGGTCCTCACAGTTCCACGTCCCGGAAGGAGCTGCCGGCAACGTGCCGCTCGTTGCCGCGACCCTCGCCGGCCTGCCGCACGAGACCACGATGGCGCCGGGCAACGTCATCCAGAACTCGGCGCTGCCCTACGGCTTCCCGAACGTGCGCACGGTCTGCCACCGGCTCGCCGACACGCCGTTCCGCCCCTCCTGGATCCGCACGCCGGGGCGGATGCAGAACACCTTCGCCAACGAAGCCTTCTTGGACGAGTGCGCGGCGACGGCCGGCGCCGACCCGCTGGAGTACCGGTTGCGCGTCCTGAAGGACCCGCGCGGCATCACGGTGCTCAAGCGCGTGGCCGAGATCGCGGGCTGGCAGGCGCGGCCCTCACCCCTAAAAGAGGACGCCAGGGCCGACGTGTTGCGCGGCCGCGGGCTCTCCTACGTGCGCTACGAGTTGAACCGCACCTACGTGGCGGGCGTGGCCGAGGTCGAGGTCGACCGCAAGACGGGTCAGGTCCGGGTGCCGCGCTTCTTCGTCGCCCAGGATTGCGGGCAGATCATCAACCCGGACGGCGTGCGCAATCAGCTCGACGGCAACGTCATCCAGACGGTGAGCCGGGTACTGATGGAGGAGGTCACCTTCGACCGGAGCGCCGTCACCAGCCTGGACTGGGCGAGCTACCCGATCATCACGTTCCCGGACGTGCCGCAGGTGGTGACTGACCTAATCGACCGGCCGACCGAGAAGCCCTGGGGAGCGGGCGAGCCGTCCGCGGCGATCGTGCCGGCGGCGATCTCGAACGCGATCTTCGACGCCACGGGCGCTCGGTTGCGTTCGGTGCCGTTCTCGCCGGCAAAGGTGAAAGCTGCTCTGCAGGGAACCTGA
- a CDS encoding tyrosine-type recombinase/integrase produces MTHDAVSPLRRRMIEDMTIRRFGEHTKRDYIRQIREFTIFLGRAPDLAEPEDLRRYQLHMASLGASYARMNLAITALRFFFHVTLGRSGFADRLARIPTPERLPVVLSPEEVALLLAHAPSLKYRAALSVAYGCGLRVSEIANLKVTDIDSARMLIRVEQGKGRKDRFVMLSPDLLDLLRQWWRVKRPRGWLFPGQQPAQPITTRQLNRACHAAAEAARIDKRVSMHTLRHSFATHLLERKTDIRVIQVLLGHRKLDTTAVYTRVALKAIREVTSPLALLASPPPP; encoded by the coding sequence ATGACCCACGACGCCGTCTCTCCGCTGCGCCGGCGGATGATCGAGGACATGACCATCCGCCGGTTCGGCGAGCACACAAAGCGCGACTACATCCGACAGATCCGCGAGTTCACGATCTTCCTCGGCCGCGCGCCGGACCTGGCCGAGCCGGAGGACCTCCGGCGCTACCAGCTCCACATGGCCTCGCTCGGCGCGAGCTATGCCCGCATGAACTTGGCCATCACAGCGCTGCGGTTCTTCTTCCACGTCACGCTCGGCCGATCGGGCTTTGCCGACCGCTTGGCCCGCATCCCCACGCCCGAGCGGCTGCCCGTCGTGCTCAGCCCCGAGGAGGTGGCACTCCTGCTCGCGCACGCGCCGAGCCTGAAGTACCGCGCGGCGTTGAGCGTCGCCTACGGCTGCGGCCTGCGCGTCTCCGAGATCGCCAACCTGAAGGTCACAGACATCGATAGCGCGCGCATGCTGATCCGGGTCGAGCAGGGCAAGGGCCGCAAGGACCGCTTCGTCATGCTCTCGCCCGACCTCCTCGACCTGCTGCGGCAGTGGTGGCGGGTGAAGCGCCCGCGCGGCTGGCTCTTCCCCGGCCAGCAGCCCGCCCAGCCGATCACCACGCGTCAGCTCAACCGCGCCTGCCATGCCGCCGCCGAGGCCGCCCGGATCGACAAGCGCGTCTCGATGCACACGCTGCGGCACAGCTTCGCCACCCACCTCCTGGAGCGCAAGACCGACATCCGCGTCATTCAGGTGCTGCTCGGGCACCGCAAGCTCGACACCACCGCCGTCTATACCCGGGTCGCGCTCAAGGCGATCCGCGAGGTCACGAGCCCGCTCGCGCTGCTCGCATCCCCACCACCGCCGTAG
- a CDS encoding IS91-like element ISMno24 family transposase translates to MARSSLEVADILNRHGDAFLARHRPSHGQMKVMAAIRACRTAALGGHVVRCEGCDHVAIASNSCRNRHCPKCQGQTARAWLERRQADLLPVPYYHVVFTLPAPVAAVAFQNKAAVYDLLFRTAADTLLTIAADPKHLGAKIGLTAVLHTWGSAMTHHPHVHIVVPGGGLSSDGSRWIACRPGFFLPVRVLSRLFRRLFLTRLAEAHRVGRLGFHGELAPLAEAGAFAAHLAPLRRAEWIVYAKRPFAGPEAVLAYLSRYTHRVAIANSRLIAMDERGVTFRWKDYRARDGAKGREWIKTMTLAPDEFIRRFLLHVLPDGFHRIRHYGLFASGTRAANITRIRSLLAPMQAPCAAKPEPAAMTDPPAGPACPCCGGRLVVIERFRRGEVPKLRPSAVRINTS, encoded by the coding sequence GTGGCGCGGTCTTCTCTTGAGGTCGCGGATATCCTGAACCGGCATGGCGACGCCTTCCTCGCGCGTCACCGCCCGAGCCACGGCCAGATGAAGGTCATGGCCGCGATCCGAGCCTGCCGCACCGCGGCGCTCGGCGGTCATGTCGTGCGCTGCGAAGGCTGCGACCACGTCGCCATCGCCTCCAACTCGTGCCGCAACCGGCACTGCCCGAAGTGCCAGGGCCAAACGGCGCGGGCGTGGCTCGAGCGGCGTCAGGCCGACCTGCTGCCCGTGCCCTACTACCACGTCGTCTTCACCCTGCCGGCGCCGGTCGCGGCCGTGGCCTTCCAGAACAAAGCCGCAGTATACGACCTGCTGTTCCGCACCGCCGCCGACACGCTCCTCACCATCGCCGCCGATCCGAAGCATCTGGGCGCAAAGATCGGGCTCACCGCCGTGCTCCACACCTGGGGCTCGGCCATGACGCACCATCCGCACGTGCATATCGTCGTGCCGGGCGGCGGCCTCTCGTCTGACGGATCGCGCTGGATCGCCTGCCGGCCAGGCTTCTTCCTGCCCGTGCGGGTGCTCTCACGCCTGTTCCGCCGGCTCTTCCTCACCCGACTGGCCGAGGCTCATCGCGTCGGCAGGCTCGGCTTCCACGGCGAGTTGGCCCCGCTGGCCGAGGCGGGCGCCTTTGCAGCTCATCTCGCACCGCTGCGGCGCGCCGAGTGGATCGTCTACGCCAAGCGCCCTTTCGCTGGGCCGGAAGCCGTGCTCGCCTACCTGTCGCGCTACACCCACCGCGTCGCCATCGCCAACAGCCGGCTCATCGCTATGGACGAGCGCGGCGTCACGTTCCGCTGGAAGGACTACCGGGCTCGGGATGGCGCGAAGGGTCGCGAGTGGATCAAGACCATGACGCTGGCCCCGGACGAGTTCATCCGCCGCTTCCTGCTCCACGTGCTGCCTGACGGCTTCCACCGCATCCGCCACTACGGCCTGTTCGCCAGCGGCACGCGGGCTGCCAACATCACCCGGATCAGGAGCCTGCTGGCGCCGATGCAGGCTCCGTGCGCGGCCAAGCCCGAACCCGCCGCCATGACCGACCCACCCGCGGGACCGGCCTGCCCGTGCTGCGGCGGACGCCTCGTCGTCATCGAGCGCTTCCGCCGGGGCGAGGTCCCGAAGCTGCGCCCAAGCGCCGTTCGGATCAACACGTCATGA